A stretch of Synechococcus sp. MIT S9220 DNA encodes these proteins:
- a CDS encoding polyribonucleotide nucleotidyltransferase, translated as MQGQTQSISFDGREIRLTTGRYAPQAGGSVMIECGDTSVLVTATQSKGREGIDFLPLICDYEERLYAAGRIPGSFMRREGRPPERATLICRLIDRPMRPLFPSWMRDDIQIVATCMSLDERVPADVLSVTGASMATLLAGIPFQGPMAAVRVGLLGDDFVLNPSFREIERGDLDLVVAGTPDGVVMVEAGANQLPEGDVIEAIDFGYEAVCELIKAQESILKDAGIEQVKPEAPSEDTTLPVYLEKACSKSIGDVLSQFDQSKAERDEKLDAIRDQTGETIDGLKDSDPVRQLVSGNGKALPTSFKALTKKLMRQQIVKDGKRVDGRSLDQVRPISAAAGVLPKRVHGSGLFQRGLTQVLSTATLGTPSDAQEMDDLNPNTEKTYLHHYNFPPYSVGETKPMRSPGRREIGHGALAERAILPVLPAKDTFPYVVRVVSEVLSSNGSTSMGSVCGSTLALMDAGVPLKAPVSGAAMGLIKEGKEVRILTDIQGIEDFLGDMDFKVAGTDKGITALQMDMKITGLEIKTIAEAINQARPARLHILEKMLEAIDTPRDGMSPHAPRLLSFRIDPELIGTVIGPGGRTIKGITERTNTKIDIEDSGIVTIASHDGAAADEAQKIIEGLTRKVNEGEVFSGSITRIIPIGAFVEILPGKEGMIHISQLSEARVEKVEDVVKVGDEVTVRVREIDNRGRINLTLRGVPQNGEDTEPEPAPTPVAPLS; from the coding sequence GTGCAAGGTCAGACACAGTCGATCTCCTTTGACGGTCGGGAGATTCGGTTGACCACGGGGCGGTATGCCCCCCAGGCCGGTGGCTCGGTGATGATCGAATGCGGTGACACTTCGGTGCTCGTCACAGCCACCCAATCCAAAGGGCGCGAAGGCATCGATTTCCTTCCCCTCATCTGCGACTACGAAGAGCGCCTTTACGCAGCAGGGCGCATTCCAGGAAGTTTCATGCGCCGCGAGGGCAGACCTCCCGAGCGCGCCACACTGATCTGCCGTTTGATCGACAGGCCGATGCGGCCTCTCTTCCCCAGCTGGATGAGAGACGACATCCAAATCGTGGCCACCTGCATGTCTCTCGATGAGCGCGTCCCTGCGGATGTGCTGTCGGTGACTGGCGCTTCAATGGCAACACTGTTGGCGGGCATTCCTTTCCAGGGACCGATGGCCGCGGTACGGGTCGGCCTCCTGGGCGACGACTTTGTGCTCAACCCCAGCTTCCGAGAGATCGAACGCGGAGATCTCGATCTGGTCGTGGCAGGCACCCCTGATGGTGTGGTGATGGTGGAGGCCGGGGCGAATCAGCTGCCTGAAGGGGATGTGATTGAAGCGATCGACTTCGGGTACGAAGCGGTCTGTGAGCTGATCAAGGCTCAGGAATCGATCCTTAAAGACGCTGGAATCGAGCAGGTGAAGCCCGAGGCTCCCAGCGAAGACACCACCCTGCCGGTTTATCTGGAGAAGGCTTGCAGTAAGTCGATTGGCGATGTGCTCAGCCAATTTGATCAAAGCAAAGCTGAGCGCGACGAAAAGCTCGATGCCATCCGTGATCAAACAGGGGAAACCATTGATGGCCTGAAGGACTCCGACCCTGTCCGTCAGCTGGTTTCAGGCAACGGCAAAGCACTGCCCACCAGCTTCAAAGCCCTGACCAAGAAGCTGATGCGTCAGCAGATCGTCAAGGACGGCAAGCGTGTTGACGGCAGAAGTCTCGATCAGGTGCGTCCGATCAGCGCGGCCGCCGGCGTGCTGCCTAAGCGAGTGCATGGCTCTGGCCTGTTCCAGCGCGGCCTCACGCAGGTGCTGTCGACCGCAACCCTGGGCACACCCAGCGATGCCCAGGAGATGGACGATCTCAACCCCAACACGGAGAAGACCTACCTCCATCACTACAACTTCCCTCCCTACTCGGTGGGCGAGACCAAACCGATGCGCTCCCCTGGCCGGCGCGAAATCGGCCATGGAGCTCTTGCCGAACGGGCCATCTTGCCCGTGCTGCCAGCGAAGGACACCTTCCCCTATGTGGTGAGGGTGGTGAGTGAGGTGCTGAGTTCCAATGGCTCCACCTCAATGGGTTCGGTGTGCGGGAGCACCCTGGCCCTGATGGACGCCGGAGTGCCCTTGAAAGCACCCGTCAGCGGCGCCGCCATGGGTCTGATCAAAGAGGGCAAAGAGGTTCGAATCCTCACCGATATCCAGGGCATCGAGGACTTCCTCGGCGACATGGACTTCAAGGTGGCCGGCACCGACAAGGGCATCACCGCCCTGCAGATGGACATGAAGATCACCGGTCTGGAGATCAAAACCATTGCCGAGGCCATCAACCAGGCGCGTCCTGCCCGTCTCCACATCCTCGAAAAGATGTTGGAGGCGATTGACACCCCCCGTGATGGCATGTCACCCCATGCCCCTCGCCTGCTCAGCTTCCGCATTGACCCGGAACTGATCGGCACCGTGATTGGTCCTGGTGGCCGCACGATCAAAGGCATCACCGAGCGCACCAACACCAAGATCGATATCGAAGACAGCGGCATTGTCACCATCGCGTCCCATGACGGTGCGGCGGCTGACGAAGCTCAGAAGATCATCGAAGGTCTCACCCGCAAGGTGAATGAGGGCGAGGTGTTCAGCGGTTCGATCACCCGGATCATTCCAATCGGCGCCTTTGTGGAGATCCTTCCTGGCAAGGAGGGCATGATCCACATCTCCCAGCTGTCAGAGGCTCGGGTCGAGAAGGTGGAAGACGTGGTGAAGGTGGGCGACGAGGTCACCGTTCGTGTCCGCGAAATCGACAACCGCGGCCGGATCAACTTGACCCTGCGCGGTGTACCCCAGAACGGCGAAGACACGGAGCCGGAACCTGCTCCAACACCTGTTGCGCCCCTCTCCTGA
- a CDS encoding 3'(2'),5'-bisphosphate nucleotidase CysQ encodes MMPTAMNLPAGISQDSLLEALRPLCWGAADILRAYARGEQPPHGFSRALSVDHGGEGPVSAADLAVNQWLLEGLHAAFPDAGWTLLSEETAKEQLTEGEPLPAEWLWILDPLDGTKDFLQGTGEYAVHLALVQGQRPVLGVVLLPEADELWFGLVGDGSWCEDRTGQRSPVRFSDRSAEGELIMVASRSHRDDRLERLIAALPLAGSKAVGSVGCKVATILRGETDLYISLSGKSAPKDWDMAAPEAVLLAAGGAFTHADGRPLSYNTGDVRQAGCLIASHGKAHAALEKRAAGAMQTIDPGFQV; translated from the coding sequence ATGATGCCGACTGCGATGAACCTGCCTGCCGGCATCAGTCAGGACAGCCTCCTAGAGGCACTGCGCCCTCTCTGCTGGGGAGCTGCAGACATCCTGCGGGCCTATGCCCGCGGTGAGCAGCCTCCCCATGGCTTTTCACGGGCACTGAGTGTTGACCATGGTGGTGAGGGACCTGTGTCTGCGGCGGATCTGGCCGTGAATCAATGGTTGCTGGAGGGTCTGCATGCAGCGTTTCCTGATGCTGGTTGGACCTTGCTCAGCGAGGAGACGGCCAAGGAGCAACTCACGGAGGGCGAGCCATTGCCTGCTGAATGGCTCTGGATTCTCGATCCTCTGGATGGCACCAAGGATTTTTTGCAAGGCACTGGTGAATATGCGGTGCATCTGGCGCTGGTGCAGGGTCAGCGTCCGGTGCTGGGTGTGGTGTTGCTTCCGGAGGCGGATGAGCTGTGGTTCGGTCTGGTGGGTGATGGCAGCTGGTGTGAAGATCGGACCGGTCAGCGCAGCCCCGTGCGCTTCAGCGACCGCAGTGCTGAGGGCGAACTGATCATGGTGGCGAGTCGCAGTCATCGGGATGATCGCCTCGAGCGACTGATCGCGGCTCTGCCTCTCGCCGGCTCCAAGGCAGTCGGCAGTGTGGGCTGCAAGGTGGCCACCATCCTGCGCGGTGAGACCGATCTCTACATCTCGCTCTCAGGCAAGAGTGCTCCCAAAGACTGGGATATGGCAGCCCCTGAGGCCGTCTTGCTGGCGGCTGGTGGTGCCTTCACCCATGCGGACGGTCGACCGCTCTCTTACAACACCGGTGATGTGCGTCAGGCGGGTTGTCTGATTGCCAGCCATGGAAAAGCCCATGCCGCGCTTGAAAAGCGAGCGGCAGGGGCCATGCAGACAATCGATCCTGGTTTTCAGGTCTGA
- a CDS encoding helix-turn-helix domain-containing protein — translation MAPSRLTDSQKHELLVRYRAGESSAALAAFYGCSPNTVSRTVRALLTPEQYDELKSVRARAATTTPEADPLAAPELPEAANGPGKQPSERLVEPEQLEAEDGDGSAPLALDDADDFGGDDADDVGDDEAFDGPSDDAFQEIAVLPVDLPQVSREQVSCRPFAAGVLPDSVYMLVDKTVELDPRPLSEFPELGVLNPEELVRQALCLYSSPRSAKRQCGRSQRVIKVPDTKVFESTSRHLLARGITRLLLEGALYSLDA, via the coding sequence ATGGCACCCAGCCGGCTTACTGACAGTCAAAAGCATGAGCTTTTAGTCCGTTATCGCGCCGGCGAGTCCAGCGCTGCCCTCGCTGCGTTTTACGGATGCAGTCCCAACACGGTCAGCCGCACGGTTCGCGCTCTGCTGACTCCAGAGCAATACGACGAACTCAAGTCAGTGCGCGCTCGCGCTGCCACAACCACACCCGAGGCTGATCCCCTGGCTGCGCCTGAGCTGCCTGAAGCTGCAAATGGTCCTGGTAAGCAACCCTCTGAACGGCTTGTTGAGCCTGAGCAGTTGGAGGCAGAAGACGGCGATGGCAGTGCGCCGCTCGCCCTTGATGATGCCGACGATTTTGGAGGCGACGATGCTGATGATGTCGGGGATGACGAGGCCTTCGATGGGCCATCGGATGATGCCTTTCAGGAGATCGCCGTTCTGCCTGTGGATCTGCCGCAAGTCAGCAGGGAGCAGGTCAGCTGTCGACCTTTTGCCGCCGGCGTGCTCCCCGACAGTGTGTACATGCTGGTGGACAAGACCGTTGAGCTGGATCCAAGGCCGCTCAGTGAGTTCCCTGAATTGGGTGTCCTGAATCCCGAGGAGCTGGTCCGCCAGGCCCTCTGCCTGTATTCCAGCCCACGCTCTGCAAAGCGTCAGTGCGGACGCAGTCAGCGCGTGATCAAGGTTCCTGATACGAAGGTGTTTGAGAGCACGTCTCGCCACCTGCTAGCCAGGGGGATCACCCGCCTCCTGCTCGAAGGCGCCCTGTATTCACTCGACGCCTGA
- the rpsN gene encoding 30S ribosomal protein S14, protein MAKKSMIARDAKRKKMVERFSAKRTALMAAFNAAQDPMERLEIHRKIQALPRNSAPTRMRNRCWATGKPRGVYRDFGLCRNQLRERAHKGELPGVVKSSW, encoded by the coding sequence ATGGCCAAGAAGTCGATGATCGCCCGCGATGCGAAGCGCAAGAAGATGGTTGAGCGCTTCTCAGCCAAGCGGACTGCCCTGATGGCCGCCTTCAACGCAGCGCAGGACCCCATGGAGCGCCTTGAGATCCATCGCAAGATCCAGGCACTTCCCCGCAACAGTGCACCCACCCGCATGCGCAACCGCTGCTGGGCCACGGGCAAACCCAGGGGTGTTTATCGCGACTTTGGGCTTTGCCGCAATCAACTGCGCGAGCGTGCCCACAAAGGGGAGCTTCCTGGCGTGGTGAAGTCCAGCTGGTGA
- a CDS encoding RIP metalloprotease: MNVLASLLALGLLIVIHEAGHFLAARLQGIRVNGFSVGFGPALLKTEQGGVTYALRLLPLGGFVSFPEDDEESDIPKDDPDLLRNRPIPQQILVISAGVLANLLLAWLVLVGHTATTGVPGEPGPGVMVMSVQGGEPAALSGLKPGDRILSIDAIDLGRGEPAVQAAVDPIRNSPGQPLKLQVLRNDVLTPLQLTPADQQGVGRIGAQLQEVVSGSTRPVRSLLEAISVSSQQFGGLFSRTVSGYAGLFTNFGATAQQVSGPVKIVEMGAQLSSQGGSGLALFLALISINLAVLNALPLPLLDGGQLVFLLLEGLRGRPLPERFQLAVMQSSLLLVLGLSVLLIVRDTSQLPVVRQLIGQ, translated from the coding sequence ATGAACGTTCTGGCCTCACTGCTGGCTCTGGGGCTGTTGATCGTCATTCATGAAGCGGGCCATTTCCTGGCTGCCCGACTGCAGGGCATTCGCGTCAACGGCTTTTCCGTGGGATTTGGGCCGGCCTTGCTCAAAACCGAGCAGGGGGGCGTGACCTACGCCCTGCGATTGCTCCCCCTGGGTGGATTCGTTTCATTCCCCGAAGACGATGAAGAGAGCGACATTCCCAAAGATGATCCGGATCTACTGCGTAACCGGCCGATTCCTCAGCAAATCTTGGTGATCAGCGCTGGCGTGCTGGCCAATCTGCTGCTGGCCTGGTTGGTTCTTGTGGGACACACCGCCACCACTGGAGTTCCTGGAGAACCAGGACCAGGCGTAATGGTGATGAGCGTGCAAGGCGGTGAACCGGCAGCTCTCTCTGGACTCAAACCTGGCGACCGCATCCTGTCGATCGACGCCATTGATCTCGGCCGTGGAGAGCCGGCCGTCCAGGCCGCCGTCGACCCGATCCGCAACAGCCCTGGTCAGCCGCTCAAGTTGCAGGTATTGCGTAACGATGTGCTCACGCCGCTCCAGCTGACGCCAGCCGACCAGCAGGGTGTCGGTCGTATCGGCGCCCAGCTTCAGGAAGTCGTCAGCGGCTCCACCCGTCCCGTGCGCTCGCTGCTGGAAGCGATCAGCGTGTCTAGCCAACAGTTCGGCGGGCTCTTCAGCAGAACGGTGTCGGGCTATGCAGGCTTGTTCACCAATTTCGGTGCCACCGCTCAGCAGGTTTCAGGCCCCGTGAAAATTGTGGAAATGGGAGCACAGCTCTCGAGCCAGGGAGGCTCGGGTCTCGCCCTGTTTCTGGCGCTGATCTCGATCAACCTGGCCGTCCTTAACGCCTTGCCCCTGCCGCTGCTCGATGGCGGACAGCTGGTGTTTCTCCTGCTCGAAGGTCTGCGCGGACGCCCACTGCCGGAACGGTTTCAGCTGGCTGTGATGCAGTCCAGCCTGCTGTTGGTGCTCGGCCTCAGTGTGTTGCTGATCGTGCGTGACACGAGCCAGTTACCTGTGGTGCGTCAATTGATTGGCCAATGA
- a CDS encoding Rho termination factor N-terminal domain-containing protein, giving the protein MGLASDLKAAVAAVNETDRKLARLVGQHIEDTAAGLQELRSAIEAKQLAPAHFRSLPPASAQELQSLKIPELRAIATRMNLPGRSKAKRKADIVDFLVRNNAPMAPSYEQLLAFWVEHQ; this is encoded by the coding sequence ATGGGTCTGGCCAGTGATCTCAAGGCAGCAGTAGCGGCGGTCAACGAGACCGATCGAAAGCTCGCACGCCTCGTTGGTCAACACATCGAAGACACTGCAGCAGGCCTGCAGGAGCTTCGTAGTGCCATCGAAGCGAAACAACTCGCGCCTGCACACTTCCGGTCGCTGCCACCGGCATCAGCACAGGAGCTTCAAAGCCTCAAGATTCCTGAGCTGAGAGCAATTGCCACCCGCATGAATCTGCCAGGCCGGAGCAAAGCCAAACGCAAGGCAGACATCGTCGATTTCCTTGTGCGCAATAATGCGCCGATGGCACCTTCTTATGAGCAGCTGCTGGCTTTTTGGGTTGAGCATCAATAA
- the serS gene encoding serine--tRNA ligase, protein MLDQRLVRENPELIATQLGRRGLNVDLSPLQQIAQHQRDLEQERSNLQAEGNRIGKDVGQKIKAGADPKGAEVADLRQQGNAIKQKVSVLEDEEKQLASRLKEQLLTFPNLPSTDSPDGKDENDNIEVRSWGNPRQQEGLEEHWAIADRLGLLDSERSVRIAQSRFVTLFGQGARLERALINFMLDLHGSKGYREVLPPVLVNSASLTGSGQLPKFAEESFRCAEDDLWLTPTAEVPVTSLHRDEIIPGDQLPLKYVAYSPCFRREAGSYGRDTRGLIRLHQFNKVELYWFVHPDHSAEAHAQITADAEAVLQALELPYRVLELCTGDLGFSASRTYDLEVWLAGAGAYREISSCSVCGDFQARRSSIRTKEGKVTRLVHTLNGSGLAIGRTMAALLENGQQPDGSVLLPQALVPYFGGDRIQPE, encoded by the coding sequence GTGCTCGATCAGCGTCTGGTGCGAGAGAACCCTGAGCTGATTGCGACTCAGCTGGGGCGCAGAGGCCTGAATGTAGATCTCAGCCCTCTGCAGCAGATCGCACAGCATCAAAGGGATCTCGAACAAGAGCGCAGCAATCTGCAGGCGGAGGGCAACCGCATCGGCAAGGATGTCGGGCAAAAAATCAAAGCCGGTGCCGATCCCAAGGGGGCCGAAGTCGCCGATCTGCGTCAGCAAGGCAACGCCATCAAGCAGAAGGTGTCCGTTCTCGAGGACGAGGAGAAGCAGCTTGCCTCACGCTTGAAGGAACAGCTGCTCACCTTTCCCAACCTGCCATCGACCGACAGCCCTGATGGCAAGGATGAAAACGACAACATCGAAGTGCGCAGCTGGGGCAACCCACGCCAACAAGAGGGCTTGGAAGAGCATTGGGCCATCGCTGACCGTCTTGGCTTGCTGGACAGCGAGCGATCCGTGCGGATTGCCCAGAGCCGATTTGTGACCCTGTTCGGCCAGGGCGCTCGCCTGGAGCGAGCTCTGATCAACTTCATGCTCGACCTGCATGGCAGCAAGGGCTACCGAGAGGTGCTTCCACCTGTACTGGTGAATAGCGCCAGTCTCACAGGATCAGGGCAGCTGCCGAAGTTTGCCGAGGAGAGCTTCCGATGTGCTGAGGACGATCTCTGGCTAACGCCCACGGCAGAAGTTCCTGTCACCTCTCTGCATCGCGACGAAATCATTCCAGGAGATCAACTGCCTCTGAAGTACGTGGCCTACAGCCCGTGCTTCCGCAGGGAAGCGGGGAGTTACGGCCGAGACACCCGAGGACTGATCCGCTTGCACCAGTTCAACAAAGTGGAGCTGTACTGGTTTGTGCACCCCGACCACTCAGCGGAAGCTCACGCGCAGATCACGGCGGATGCGGAGGCGGTGCTTCAGGCTCTGGAACTGCCTTACCGGGTGCTGGAACTCTGCACAGGTGATCTGGGATTTTCCGCGTCGCGCACCTACGACCTTGAAGTGTGGCTCGCAGGCGCCGGTGCCTACCGGGAGATCTCCAGTTGTAGCGTCTGCGGTGATTTCCAGGCACGGCGTTCCTCGATCCGCACCAAGGAAGGGAAAGTGACCCGTCTGGTGCACACCCTGAATGGCAGTGGTCTGGCGATCGGCCGCACCATGGCAGCTCTGCTTGAAAACGGTCAGCAGCCCGATGGAAGTGTGTTGCTGCCTCAGGCACTCGTGCCTTACTTCGGTGGGGACAGAATCCAGCCAGAATGA
- a CDS encoding thermonuclease family protein, whose translation MFKNLGIVRDGFIDENQLTHKTAIFYLLITILATVPAVQAHGGGLNSQGCHTNKSNGNYHCHRGDDNSSSQTARFVKEPVRLVSVGDGDTIRVIDKVGKKITIRLACIDAPETSQRRSGDWSTKTLQELISNQKLFIKTQAKDRYGRTVAEVYVNSKNINLQLVRIGAAYAYRKYLNQCDQSAYIYAEDKARQLNLGIWGIYMPNEKPWEHRQLRRK comes from the coding sequence TTGTTTAAAAACCTTGGTATTGTTAGAGATGGTTTTATTGACGAAAATCAGTTGACACATAAAACTGCAATTTTTTATCTTCTAATAACAATATTAGCAACAGTTCCTGCGGTCCAAGCTCATGGTGGAGGCTTAAATTCCCAGGGATGCCATACAAACAAATCGAATGGTAACTATCACTGTCACCGTGGTGACGACAACTCTTCAAGTCAAACAGCTAGGTTCGTGAAAGAACCAGTCAGGTTGGTTTCTGTAGGAGATGGCGACACCATACGCGTCATAGACAAGGTGGGGAAGAAAATCACAATTAGGTTGGCTTGTATTGATGCGCCAGAAACTTCTCAACGCAGAAGTGGCGATTGGTCAACAAAAACTCTTCAGGAGCTGATAAGCAATCAAAAACTCTTTATAAAAACGCAGGCAAAGGATAGATATGGCCGCACAGTAGCGGAAGTCTACGTAAATTCAAAGAATATCAATCTTCAACTTGTACGCATTGGAGCTGCTTATGCCTACCGAAAATATTTAAATCAGTGTGATCAATCCGCGTATATTTATGCAGAAGACAAAGCGCGTCAATTAAATCTGGGCATTTGGGGGATTTATATGCCTAATGAAAAGCCGTGGGAGCACCGTCAATTAAGACGAAAATAA
- the rsmI gene encoding 16S rRNA (cytidine(1402)-2'-O)-methyltransferase: protein MKQRAEPEAGVLYLVGTPIGHLGDLSPRARALLIAVDTIACEDTRHSGQLLTALGSKARRCSFHQHNTHSRIPQLLNELSSGHSVAVISDAGLPGISDPGEDLVAAARQAGHAVICIPGPCAATTALVSSGLPSGRFCFEGFLPAKGRERRERLAAVVAEQRTTVLYEAPHRMLKLLEELQELCGDQRALQVTRELTKRHEQQVGPTVIAALTHFKEHPPQGEFTLVLGGAPQQEQVAMNDAQCREQLAALIEQGMKPGDAAKDLAKSAGRSRRELYALLHEEQKQAD from the coding sequence GTGAAGCAGCGCGCCGAACCGGAAGCTGGTGTTCTGTATCTGGTTGGCACACCGATCGGTCATTTGGGTGACCTTTCACCGAGAGCACGGGCACTGCTCATCGCCGTAGACACAATTGCCTGCGAAGACACCCGCCATAGCGGACAACTGCTCACAGCCCTGGGATCGAAAGCGCGCCGCTGCAGCTTTCATCAGCACAACACGCACAGCCGCATTCCCCAGTTGCTGAATGAACTCAGCAGCGGCCACAGCGTTGCCGTGATTAGCGATGCCGGATTACCCGGGATCAGTGACCCTGGAGAAGACCTTGTAGCTGCAGCACGACAAGCCGGCCATGCCGTGATCTGCATTCCCGGCCCCTGCGCTGCCACCACAGCGCTGGTCAGCAGTGGCCTTCCCAGTGGCCGCTTTTGCTTTGAAGGGTTTCTGCCTGCCAAGGGGCGCGAGCGACGCGAACGATTGGCAGCAGTGGTCGCCGAACAACGCACCACCGTGCTTTACGAGGCCCCCCATCGCATGCTGAAACTGCTGGAAGAACTCCAGGAACTCTGTGGTGATCAACGGGCTCTGCAGGTGACCCGTGAACTGACCAAGCGACATGAACAACAGGTGGGACCAACCGTGATCGCGGCCCTGACGCATTTCAAAGAACACCCTCCCCAGGGTGAATTCACCCTGGTGCTGGGTGGGGCTCCGCAACAGGAGCAAGTCGCCATGAATGACGCTCAATGCCGCGAGCAACTGGCAGCACTGATCGAGCAAGGCATGAAGCCCGGTGATGCAGCGAAGGATCTGGCCAAGAGCGCCGGACGATCACGACGCGAGCTCTACGCACTACTGCATGAGGAGCAGAAACAGGCAGACTGA
- a CDS encoding VapE domain-containing protein has protein sequence MGQLALLFSTTWKERLRFNWLTEMMEFDGREVPEELVNLLYVQLSQADIGISKNAAIDAMLFAAMGNGYHPIREYLDRLLDDDDIKPADIDTLATTYLGTGDPLYDDMLAGMVIGAVQRVQNPGSQMDYCLTLKGEQGEKKSTWLERLCGHKDWYCSTKQHNNKDLMMIIGTSWLIELAELETLTAGKEAGDLKAMITDKVCRYRKPYGKGLSKEPRGSIFVASVNNTDFLRDPTGNRRFWVIPTGLAAGEHLDLDLVRRDRDRIWKAGHLAYEAGRLPMLSPENEAESARRNAGFMVENVFTEPLRKWIEGLGWRNNGPHHEFTTDEAIIGAEICTEIGKIQTGMQRKVAEALRELGFELDKHQQTVKGRKQPRRWRRTATSDDLGSEEPSEVG, from the coding sequence GTGGGCCAGCTAGCCCTGCTGTTCAGCACCACATGGAAGGAGCGGCTTCGCTTCAACTGGCTCACCGAAATGATGGAGTTCGACGGCAGAGAGGTGCCGGAAGAACTGGTGAATCTGTTGTACGTGCAACTGAGCCAGGCCGACATCGGGATCAGCAAGAACGCCGCTATCGACGCGATGCTCTTCGCCGCCATGGGCAATGGCTACCACCCAATCCGGGAATATCTCGACAGATTGCTGGACGATGACGACATCAAGCCTGCAGACATTGACACGCTGGCGACGACCTACCTGGGCACTGGCGATCCGCTGTACGACGACATGCTCGCTGGCATGGTCATTGGTGCAGTGCAGCGGGTGCAAAACCCTGGCTCACAGATGGACTACTGCCTGACCCTGAAAGGGGAGCAGGGAGAGAAGAAGAGCACCTGGCTGGAGAGGCTCTGCGGGCATAAGGACTGGTACTGCTCCACCAAGCAGCACAACAACAAAGACCTGATGATGATCATCGGAACGAGCTGGCTGATTGAGCTGGCCGAGCTGGAAACTCTCACCGCCGGTAAGGAGGCGGGGGATCTGAAAGCGATGATCACCGACAAGGTTTGTCGCTATCGCAAGCCCTACGGCAAGGGGTTATCGAAAGAGCCACGGGGCTCGATCTTCGTGGCCAGTGTCAACAACACGGACTTCCTGCGCGATCCAACCGGCAACCGTCGTTTCTGGGTGATCCCCACCGGCCTTGCTGCCGGGGAGCATCTGGACCTGGATCTTGTGCGCCGCGACCGTGACCGCATTTGGAAGGCTGGCCATCTCGCCTATGAGGCGGGGCGGCTGCCAATGCTTAGCCCTGAGAACGAAGCCGAATCAGCACGACGCAATGCCGGGTTCATGGTGGAGAACGTCTTCACCGAACCACTACGGAAGTGGATCGAAGGTTTGGGTTGGCGGAACAATGGTCCTCACCATGAGTTCACCACCGATGAGGCCATCATCGGGGCAGAGATCTGCACCGAGATAGGAAAGATCCAAACGGGGATGCAGCGCAAGGTGGCGGAGGCTCTGCGTGAGCTGGGCTTCGAACTGGACAAACACCAGCAGACGGTGAAGGGGCGTAAGCAGCCACGCCGCTGGAGACGGACAGCAACCTCGGATGACCTCGGATCAGAGGAACCATCCGAGGTTGGCTAA
- a CDS encoding DUF1651 domain-containing protein: MPNKDHPLVDRHAPKNGIGWLLNDQEQKVCIFTNANPTAHAQWVVVEIRPLRGGGQPVVRRMLRHNAIRKTLEQLQGGTPNVIDV; encoded by the coding sequence ATGCCAAACAAGGACCACCCACTTGTTGATCGCCATGCACCGAAGAACGGTATCGGCTGGTTGCTGAACGATCAGGAGCAAAAGGTCTGCATCTTTACCAACGCGAATCCAACGGCACACGCGCAGTGGGTTGTTGTTGAGATCAGACCGCTAAGGGGTGGAGGTCAGCCCGTGGTTCGCAGGATGCTCAGGCACAACGCCATTCGAAAGACCCTGGAGCAGCTACAGGGAGGCACCCCCAACGTCATCGATGTTTGA